From Halichoerus grypus chromosome 6, mHalGry1.hap1.1, whole genome shotgun sequence, one genomic window encodes:
- the LOC118540406 gene encoding protein shisa-9-like, producing MRRVLRLLLGCFLTELCARVCRAQERAGHGQLAQLGGVVVLAGGNRSGAASGEAGEGAGVSDAPPTRAPTPDFCRGYFDVMGQWDPPFNCSSGDFIFCCGTCGFRFCCTFKKRRLNQTEHLHQLEHPAVAQHRQAPCAQGRPPARPHQGQDQPDRLHHLRGGGRHGACRHLHQAGAGESAPAPKGTHVQGPCRCHEPTGPLQH from the coding sequence ATGCGCCGCGTCCTCCGGCTGCTCCTCGGCTGCTTCCTCACCGAGCTGTGCGCCCGCGTGTGCCGGGCGCAGGAGCGAGCGGGGCACGGGCAGCTGGCGCAGCTGGGCGGCGTGGTAGTGCTGGCGGGGGGCAACCGCTCCGGGGCCGCCTCCGGAGAGGCCGGCGAGGGCGCGGGGGTCTCGGACGCTCCGCCCACCCGGGCGCCCACGCCAGACTTCTGCAGGGGCTACTTCGATGTCATGGGCCAGTGGGACCCGCCGTTCAACTGCAGCTCGGGCGACTTCATCTTCTGCTGCGGGACTTGTGGCTTCCGGTTCTGCTGCACGTTTAAGAAGCGGCGACTGAACCAGACAGAGCACCTGCACCAACTAGAACACCCCGCTGTGGCTCAACACCGGCAAGCCCCCTGCGCGCAAGGACGACCCCCTGCACGACCCCACCAAGGACAAGACCAACCTGATCGTTTACATCATCTGCGGGGTGGTGGCCGTCATGGTGCTTGTAGGCATCTTCACCAAGCTGGGGCTGGAGAAAGCGCACCGGCCCCAAAGGGAACACATGTCCAG